The window GTATCGCTCTCAAGAACGCCTTCAGTGCCCGCGAGTTTGCCAGACAACAGTCTTTACAAGCGAAATGGCTGAACCAGACCGACCAAGAAACCAAGACCCGCGTCAAGCAGCTGGCTCTCGAGACGCTTTCCTCCACAAATGCCCAGGCCGGCCAGGCTTGCGCTCAGGTCGTCGCTGCCATCGCGGCGATCGAGCTGCCCCGTGACCAGTGGCCAGATCTTATGGCGTCTCTTGTCCGCAACGTCAGCGAAGGCAGTCCCCACCAGAAGCAGGCCTCCCTTACAACCATCGGGTTCATCTGCGAGAGCCAAGATCAGGATCTGAGGAACAGCTTGATTGCCCATTCGAACGCCATCTTGACGGCAGTAGTACAGGGTGCTcgcaaggaggagaccaaCCTCGAGGTCCGTCTCGCTGCCATCACCGCGTTGGGTGACTCCCTCGAATTTGTCGGAAACAATTTCAAGCATGAAGGCGAGCGCAACTACATCATGCAGGTTGTCTGCGAGGCCACCCAGGCCGAGGACTCTCGGATTCAGCAGGGTGCTTATGGCTGCCTGAACCGCATCATGGCTCTCTACTATGAGAACATGCGGTTCTACATGGAGAAGGCTCTGTTTGGCCTTACCATTCTGGGCATGAAgagcgatgacgaggatgttgCCAAGTTGGCGGTTGAGTTCTGGAGCACAGTatgcgaggaggagattgccaTTGAAGATGACAATGCCCAGGTCGAGAGCTCCGAGCAGATGCGCCCATTCTACAACTTCAGCCGCGTTGCCACCAACGAGGTCGTCCCTGTTCTCCTCGCCCTGCTCACCAAGCAGGACGAGGACGCTTCAGACGACGAGTACAACATCTCGCGTGCCGCCTACCAGTGCTTGCAGCTCTATGCCCAGTCGGTTGGAGCTGCTATTGTCCCTCCAGTTATTGCGTTTGTCGAGGCCAACCTCCGCCACGACGACTGGCATTACCGTGATGCCGCCGTCTCTGCCTTTGGTGCTATCATGGACGGTCCGGAAGAAAAGACCTTGGAGGGGATTGTCAAGTCAGGAATGGGCCCTCTCATTGCCATGATGGATGATCCTTCCATCCACGTTAGGGATTCGACCGCTTATGCGCTCGGCCGTATCACCGAGACCTGCGCCGATGCCATTGACCCTACTCAGCACCTGGATGCTCTGATCCGCTCGCTCTTCAACGGTCTTATGAACACTCCCAAGATGGCCgcttcttgctgctgggccCTGATGAACATTGCCGAGAGATTTTCTGGTGACGGCGATTCCGCTCAAAACCCCTTGACTCCTCACTTCAACCAGAGCGTCACAAACCTGCTTGCTGTCACCGGCAGAATGGACTGCGAGGCTTCCGTCAGGACTGCTGCCTATGAGGTTCTGAACACGTTCGTGCGCAACGCTGCCAGCGAGAGTCTCCAGGCTGTCGCCTCTCTTTCCACCGTTACCATCGAGCGATTGGAGGGCACCATCCCAATGCAGGCCCAGGTCGTCAGCATTGAAGACAAGATCATCCTCGAGGACATGCAGACCAGTCTCTGCACCGTCCTCCAGGCCATCATCGAGCGCCTGGACAAGGAGATCGCTCCTCAGGGTGACCGTATCATGCAGTGCCTGCTCCAGATTCTGAGCAGCGTCAACGGAAAGTCTAGTGTACCCGAGGGCGCTTTCACAACCATCAGCAGTCTTGCCAATGCGATGGAGGAGGACTTCGTCAAGTACATGGATGCCTTTTCTCCATTCCTTTACAATGCTCTTGGCAACCAAGAAGAGCCGGGTCTCTGCTCGATGGCTATTGGCCTCGTCAGCGACATCACACGGTCCATGGGCGAGCGCAGCCAGCCTTGGTGCGATAACTTCATGAACTACCTGCTGAACAACCTCAGGAGCACTGCTCTTGCGAACCAGTTCAAGCCTGCCATCCTCCAATGCTTTGGCGATATTGCTGGCGCTATTGGTGGCCACTTTGAGACATACCTCTCCGTCGTTGCGCAGGTATTGCAGCAAGCTGCTACCGTcaccgccggcgccgagggCTCCTATGAAATGTTCGACTATGTCATCACCCTGAGAGAAGGCATTATGGATGCTTGGGGTGGCATCATCGGAGCCATGAAGTCTGGCAACAAGAGTATGCTGTGTCCCCTATTCTTGCATGAGAATGTAACTGACCCATTTCTTTTAGCCGCTGTCCTCGAGCCATATGTTCAGTCAATCTTCGAGATGCTGAACGTCATCGCCAACGATGCTAACCGCAGCGAAGCTTTGATGCGGTCTGCCATGGGTGTCATCGGGTAAGTTACAATTCATGGTCATTATTCAAACGCGGCTCTTGCTAACAACCAACCAGTGATCTTGCCGATGCTTATCCTAATGGCCAGCTGGTCGAAGCTTTCCGCGCGGATTGGCTTACCGCCATGATCAAGGAGACGCGCCAGAACCGCGAGTTCCAGCCCCGTACCATTGAGACTGCTCGCTGGGCCCGCGAACAAGTCAAGCGTCAAATCGGCGGCGCTCAGGGCATGATGTCGCAAACATGAAGCACAAAATAATCTTGGCCAGCAAGGAGCTGCCatatcctcccctcccttcctttgAGTGCCGAGACCCATCTGCGTCGGCCCCAGTGGCACCCGACAGTCTGTTCAGCAGTAAAGTGGCCccgtcaacctcccccccctccccgatccCCCTAAGCAGCGCAACCTCTGACGACACGGCACAACACAATTCTtaccacaccacacacatcaCATGGACGAGTACCGAGATGCACAGGCGGTGTATATAGATCCCATTACACTATTAATTCGGACATCATACCCCTAGAAGACACTACACTATTTTACCGTATCTTTGCGACTGCTGGCACTGTTtcacccctttttttttttaatctTGTTTGTTTCTGGGACGGCATAGAGCGATATCATGTACTTGTTCCATGTTTCCAACGGGTAGGGGCAT is drawn from Podospora pseudocomata strain CBS 415.72m chromosome 1 map unlocalized CBS415.72m_1, whole genome shotgun sequence and contains these coding sequences:
- the kap95 gene encoding karyopherin Kap95 (BUSCO:EOG09260HMA; COG:U; COG:Y; EggNog:ENOG503NX6P), which translates into the protein MEGSPDINTVLTNSLSPDGALRNAAEQQLIQAAEQNFSQYLLTLVQALANENAEGHIRAAAGIALKNAFSAREFARQQSLQAKWLNQTDQETKTRVKQLALETLSSTNAQAGQACAQVVAAIAAIELPRDQWPDLMASLVRNVSEGSPHQKQASLTTIGFICESQDQDLRNSLIAHSNAILTAVVQGARKEETNLEVRLAAITALGDSLEFVGNNFKHEGERNYIMQVVCEATQAEDSRIQQGAYGCLNRIMALYYENMRFYMEKALFGLTILGMKSDDEDVAKLAVEFWSTVCEEEIAIEDDNAQVESSEQMRPFYNFSRVATNEVVPVLLALLTKQDEDASDDEYNISRAAYQCLQLYAQSVGAAIVPPVIAFVEANLRHDDWHYRDAAVSAFGAIMDGPEEKTLEGIVKSGMGPLIAMMDDPSIHVRDSTAYALGRITETCADAIDPTQHLDALIRSLFNGLMNTPKMAASCCWALMNIAERFSGDGDSAQNPLTPHFNQSVTNLLAVTGRMDCEASVRTAAYEVLNTFVRNAASESLQAVASLSTVTIERLEGTIPMQAQVVSIEDKIILEDMQTSLCTVLQAIIERLDKEIAPQGDRIMQCLLQILSSVNGKSSVPEGAFTTISSLANAMEEDFVKYMDAFSPFLYNALGNQEEPGLCSMAIGLVSDITRSMGERSQPWCDNFMNYLLNNLRSTALANQFKPAILQCFGDIAGAIGGHFETYLSVVAQVLQQAATVTAGAEGSYEMFDYVITLREGIMDAWGGIIGAMKSGNKTAVLEPYVQSIFEMLNVIANDANRSEALMRSAMGVIGDLADAYPNGQLVEAFRADWLTAMIKETRQNREFQPRTIETARWAREQVKRQIGGAQGMMSQT